One genomic window of Methyloceanibacter sp. wino2 includes the following:
- a CDS encoding lytic transglycosylase domain-containing protein, producing MAYTRLIALASALLILATAPALAARCGNNANGFEAWKRSFAQEAKANGIGQRGINALMGTRYAYGTIKADRGQHSFKLSLDQFMKKRGASAIASQGKRYKASNAALFNAIERRYGVPPGPLIAIWGMETGFGRYMGRQNTISAVATLAYDCRRPDFFRPHLYAALQLVDRGALSPSQVGAMHGEVGHTQFLPRNVLLYGVDGSGDGRVDLNNKADALASTANFLRGHGWRPGAGYQPGQPNYRAIQGWNAAGVYQQTIAIVGAQIDGG from the coding sequence ATGGCGTACACCCGACTGATCGCGCTCGCGAGCGCCCTTCTTATTCTGGCCACCGCCCCGGCGCTCGCCGCGCGCTGCGGCAACAACGCCAACGGTTTCGAAGCGTGGAAACGATCCTTCGCACAGGAAGCCAAGGCCAACGGCATTGGCCAGCGCGGCATCAATGCGCTCATGGGCACCCGTTACGCCTACGGCACCATCAAGGCCGATCGCGGCCAGCACAGCTTCAAGCTGTCCCTGGACCAGTTCATGAAGAAGCGCGGCGCCTCCGCCATCGCTTCGCAAGGCAAGCGCTACAAGGCCTCGAACGCGGCCCTCTTCAATGCAATCGAGCGCCGGTACGGCGTACCGCCCGGACCGTTGATCGCGATCTGGGGCATGGAGACGGGCTTTGGACGCTACATGGGCCGCCAGAACACGATCTCGGCGGTCGCCACCCTCGCCTATGACTGCCGGCGTCCCGATTTCTTCCGCCCGCATCTTTACGCCGCCCTGCAGCTCGTCGACCGGGGCGCCTTGAGCCCGAGCCAGGTCGGCGCCATGCATGGCGAAGTGGGCCACACGCAGTTTCTGCCGCGCAACGTCCTACTCTATGGGGTCGACGGCAGTGGTGACGGCCGCGTCGATCTCAACAACAAGGCCGACGCGCTGGCCTCCACCGCCAACTTCCTGCGCGGTCACGGCTGGCGGCCCGGCGCCGGCTATCAGCCCGGTCAGCCGAACTATCGGGCGATCCAGGGCTGGAATGCCGCTGGCGTCTACCAACAGACGATCGCGATCGTCGGCGCCCAGATCGACGGCGGCTGA
- a CDS encoding phasin family protein: MNKKQMFEFPTDMRDLAEKNVEQARVAYGQFMEFMSQAMNAWSASGVPEAKNFKTIQDRAIGFAKENAERSFALASDMAKAHDLQEVMTLQSRYVQTQMQTFGIQAQQLSWLMADALQNMQTGRPKR, translated from the coding sequence ATGAATAAGAAACAAATGTTCGAATTTCCGACAGACATGCGTGACTTGGCTGAGAAGAACGTGGAGCAAGCGCGCGTGGCTTATGGCCAGTTCATGGAGTTCATGAGCCAAGCGATGAACGCTTGGTCCGCGTCCGGCGTGCCAGAGGCGAAGAACTTCAAGACGATTCAGGATCGCGCGATTGGCTTCGCCAAGGAAAACGCCGAGCGCTCGTTTGCGCTGGCGAGCGACATGGCCAAGGCCCACGATCTGCAGGAGGTCATGACGCTGCAGAGCCGCTACGTGCAAACGCAGATGCAGACCTTCGGCATCCAGGCGCAGCAATTGTCGTGGCTGATGGCGGACGCCCTGCAGAACATGCAGACGGGACGCCCGAAGCGCTAA
- a CDS encoding OPT family oligopeptide transporter codes for MAGIHDSLTAGAAPKADAASSQREPAPRELTPRALATGLILGALLAPCNVYSGLKIGWSFNMSITALLLAFAFWAPVTRLLRRPSWGMLESNINQTTASAAAAITSSGLVAPIPALAAMTGENLPWLPLIVWVFSVSFLGVWIGWFLRPRMIEQSDLVFPAGMAAAQTMRDMFAHADEAMSRVKVLMSSLVGAILFNVLDKLVWQIPRMGPTLTASKLTFVFDPSLLLLGFGGIIGLRAGLGLLIGALLAWGLIGPVLIDHGIVQVSESQVSWFEPLVGWLLWPGVAVMVAASLTSFAASLFAFSKHHPHGQARARASGNGWFQVAGFAVAAALAIVLQVILFEVHWTMALASIPVAFVLATVAARVVGETSVAPIGAIGKVSQLTFGAMAPGQPVTNLMTANVAGGSAGQSADLLNDFRAGHEVGAHPARQVVAQCAGVVVGSIVSSLVYLMLIPDPTTQLFTPEWPAPAVAVWKAVAEALSDGLGGIAPSALWAMAVGGVLGVVLALLERRLDPKRLIFVPSGAALGLAFVIPASTSLMLFAGAGLAALAHKFAPHWAARFLLSVAAGLVAGESLFGVASVWF; via the coding sequence ATGGCGGGGATTCACGACAGCTTGACGGCGGGTGCGGCGCCCAAGGCGGATGCCGCTTCCTCCCAGAGGGAGCCTGCACCCAGAGAGCTAACGCCAAGGGCGCTGGCCACAGGCCTGATCCTCGGCGCGCTCCTGGCTCCCTGCAATGTCTATTCAGGGCTGAAGATCGGCTGGTCGTTCAACATGTCGATCACGGCCTTGCTGCTGGCCTTCGCGTTTTGGGCGCCCGTGACGCGGCTTCTCCGGCGGCCGTCCTGGGGCATGCTCGAAAGCAACATCAACCAGACCACCGCCTCGGCCGCCGCGGCCATCACGTCGAGCGGCCTTGTCGCGCCGATCCCGGCACTGGCGGCGATGACGGGCGAGAACCTGCCCTGGCTACCTTTGATCGTCTGGGTGTTCTCGGTGAGCTTCCTCGGCGTGTGGATCGGCTGGTTTCTGCGACCGCGCATGATCGAGCAGTCCGATCTCGTGTTTCCCGCCGGCATGGCGGCGGCGCAGACCATGCGCGATATGTTCGCCCATGCGGACGAGGCGATGTCGCGGGTCAAGGTCCTGATGTCGTCTCTGGTGGGCGCGATCCTGTTCAACGTGCTCGATAAGCTGGTCTGGCAAATCCCGAGGATGGGTCCCACCCTGACCGCTTCGAAGCTGACCTTCGTATTCGACCCGTCGCTGCTGCTGCTGGGCTTCGGCGGCATCATCGGCTTGCGGGCGGGACTCGGCTTGCTGATCGGCGCGCTGCTCGCGTGGGGGCTGATCGGGCCCGTGTTGATCGATCACGGCATCGTTCAGGTCTCGGAAAGCCAGGTAAGCTGGTTCGAGCCGCTGGTCGGCTGGCTACTCTGGCCGGGTGTCGCCGTGATGGTCGCGGCCAGTCTCACAAGTTTCGCCGCTTCGCTGTTCGCGTTCTCGAAGCACCATCCGCACGGTCAGGCGCGCGCACGCGCATCCGGGAACGGCTGGTTTCAGGTCGCCGGGTTTGCCGTCGCGGCCGCGCTCGCCATCGTGCTCCAGGTGATCCTGTTCGAGGTGCATTGGACCATGGCGCTTGCGTCCATCCCCGTGGCCTTCGTGTTGGCCACGGTGGCGGCGCGCGTGGTGGGGGAGACGTCGGTCGCGCCGATCGGGGCGATCGGCAAGGTCTCGCAGCTGACCTTTGGGGCTATGGCGCCGGGCCAGCCCGTCACCAATCTCATGACCGCCAATGTGGCGGGCGGGTCGGCGGGGCAGTCGGCCGACCTTCTCAACGATTTTCGCGCGGGTCACGAGGTCGGCGCGCATCCGGCGCGCCAGGTCGTGGCCCAGTGCGCGGGCGTTGTGGTCGGCAGCATCGTCAGTAGCCTCGTCTACCTCATGCTGATCCCGGACCCGACCACGCAACTGTTCACGCCGGAATGGCCCGCGCCCGCCGTCGCCGTTTGGAAGGCCGTGGCGGAGGCCCTCAGCGACGGACTTGGCGGGATCGCCCCGTCCGCGCTTTGGGCCATGGCCGTCGGCGGGGTGCTCGGCGTGGTGCTGGCGCTGCTCGAGCGCCGGCTGGATCCCAAACGTCTGATCTTCGTGCCGAGCGGGGCGGCGCTGGGCCTCGCCTTCGTGATCCCGGCGAGCACATCGCTGATGCTGTTCGCGGGCGCAGGGCTGGCCGCCCTCGCGCATAAATTCGCACCCCACTGGGCCGCGCGTTTCCTCTTGAGCGTGGCCGCAGGATTGGTGGCGGGCGAGAGCCTGTTCGGCGTCGCTTCGGTGTGGTTCTGA
- the trxB gene encoding thioredoxin-disulfide reductase produces MGSRHEKLIIIGAGPAGYTAAIYAARAMLKPLLIEGIQPGGQMTITTDVENYPGFADVIQGPWLMEQMRAQAEHVGTEIISDMVVEADLSQRPFRLKGDSGEEYLADALIIATGAKARWLGLPSEDKFQGFGVSACATCDGFFYRGKNVIVVGGGNTAVEEALYLANLADKVTLVHRRDELRAEKILQERLFKNPKIDVLWDHNLVEVIGADDPLGVTHAKLANVKTGDETTMDIDGIFIAIGHSPQTELFKGQLELKTGGYIQTAPGSTATSVEGVFAAGDVTDDVYRQAVTAAGMGCMAALDVERYLASVEAHAEAAE; encoded by the coding sequence ATGGGATCCCGCCACGAGAAGCTGATCATCATCGGCGCCGGTCCGGCCGGCTACACCGCGGCCATTTATGCGGCCCGCGCCATGCTGAAGCCGCTGCTGATCGAAGGCATCCAGCCCGGCGGGCAGATGACCATCACCACCGATGTGGAGAACTACCCGGGCTTCGCCGATGTGATCCAGGGACCCTGGCTCATGGAGCAGATGCGGGCGCAAGCCGAGCATGTAGGCACGGAGATCATTTCCGACATGGTGGTCGAGGCGGATCTGTCACAGCGCCCCTTTCGGCTGAAGGGCGACAGCGGCGAGGAGTACCTGGCCGACGCGCTCATCATTGCCACGGGCGCGAAAGCCCGGTGGCTCGGCCTTCCCTCCGAGGACAAGTTCCAGGGCTTCGGCGTTTCGGCCTGCGCCACCTGCGACGGCTTCTTCTATCGGGGCAAGAACGTCATCGTGGTCGGCGGCGGCAATACGGCCGTCGAGGAAGCGCTCTATCTCGCCAACCTCGCAGACAAGGTGACGCTCGTGCATCGCCGCGATGAGCTGCGGGCCGAGAAGATCCTGCAGGAGCGCCTGTTCAAGAACCCGAAGATCGACGTGCTTTGGGACCACAATCTGGTCGAGGTCATCGGCGCCGACGATCCTCTTGGTGTGACGCACGCTAAGCTCGCCAACGTCAAGACCGGCGATGAGACGACGATGGACATCGACGGCATCTTCATCGCCATCGGACACTCGCCCCAGACCGAGTTGTTCAAAGGCCAGTTGGAGCTGAAGACCGGCGGCTATATCCAGACCGCGCCCGGGTCCACGGCGACCAGCGTCGAGGGCGTGTTCGCGGCCGGTGACGTCACGGACGACGTGTACCGCCAGGCGGTGACGGCTGCCGGGATGGGATGCATGGCCGCGCTCGACGTGGAGCGGTACCTCGCGAGCGTCGAGGCCCACGCCGAAGCCGCCGAGTAA
- a CDS encoding mitochondrial fission ELM1 family protein — protein MPETWIVTDGAVGMEAQGIAVAEAVGLPYVLKRVKPTGPMQLIPTRFQHLVPAKGRISASQSNSPLAPPWPRLVISIGRRSVPLALAIKQLGGAYGVHIQNPKVPAHFFDLVAAPVHDDFEGPNVITTFGAVHRVTADKLAEAGAGYAPRIADLPHPRITVLLGGESRAFSFPPEAGARFGEVLAAAARETGGCLLITPSRRTRPDTLRAVADAVKDVPHVVWDGTGENPYLAFLSLADAIVVTEDSVNMVTEATGTGKPVYIQPMSGRSARLSRFHVLMRERGATRPFEGHVDPFDYAPVNDTEAVAAPIRAVLGLDSRG, from the coding sequence ATGCCGGAAACCTGGATCGTCACGGACGGCGCGGTGGGCATGGAGGCACAAGGCATTGCCGTCGCTGAAGCGGTAGGCCTGCCCTATGTCCTGAAGCGCGTGAAGCCCACCGGGCCGATGCAGCTGATTCCGACCCGTTTCCAGCACCTTGTGCCCGCGAAGGGCCGGATTTCAGCCTCGCAGTCGAACAGCCCGCTTGCCCCGCCCTGGCCGCGTCTGGTCATTTCGATCGGGCGGCGCAGCGTGCCGCTGGCCCTCGCCATCAAGCAGCTCGGCGGCGCCTACGGCGTCCACATCCAGAACCCCAAGGTCCCGGCACACTTCTTCGACCTCGTCGCCGCGCCCGTGCATGACGATTTCGAGGGGCCCAACGTGATCACCACCTTTGGGGCCGTCCACAGGGTGACCGCGGACAAGCTGGCCGAGGCCGGCGCGGGCTACGCACCGCGCATCGCCGACCTGCCCCACCCCCGCATCACCGTGCTTCTGGGCGGCGAGAGCCGCGCCTTCAGCTTCCCGCCCGAGGCAGGCGCACGATTTGGGGAGGTTTTGGCAGCGGCCGCCCGGGAAACCGGCGGATGCCTTCTGATCACGCCCTCGCGCCGCACGCGCCCCGACACACTGCGTGCCGTCGCCGACGCGGTCAAGGACGTGCCGCACGTGGTCTGGGACGGGACCGGCGAGAATCCCTATCTCGCATTTCTGTCGCTGGCGGATGCGATCGTCGTCACCGAGGACTCGGTCAACATGGTCACGGAGGCCACGGGTACGGGCAAGCCCGTCTACATTCAGCCTATGTCCGGACGCTCCGCGCGGCTGTCCCGATTCCATGTGTTGATGCGCGAACGCGGCGCCACCCGCCCCTTCGAAGGCCACGTCGACCCGTTCGACTATGCACCGGTCAACGACACCGAGGCCGTCGCCGCCCCGATCCGCGCGGTGCTCGGTCTTGATTCCAGAGGATAA